The genome window GGCTACCGTAATAAGGCAGTTCAGCGTGAATAGTTTCAATTGCCTTCATCAGATTCCATTGTATGCTATTTCAGACAATTGAATGGTTCTGTTAATCATTTTACCACCGGCCTGAGCCGGTGGTTTATTCTAAATTTCTTTTTTAATTTGGTTTTTCCTGACCAAGCATAGGATAATCTGTATATCCTTTGGGGCCAGGAGTATAAAAAGTATTCTGATCCCACTCGTTCAGTTTGGCGTCACAGGCGAATCGCTCGACAAGATCCGGATTGGAAATAAAGAGCTTTCCGTATGCGACCAAATCTGCCAGGCCTTCTTCAATAACCCTGTTTCCCTTATCTCGGTCAAAATTGCTATTAATGATAAGAGTCCCTTTATATAGTGGCCTAAAATGAACGGCTATATTGGGTTCGGCTCCTGGCACATTGGTCACATCTGTAAAAGGTTCGGAAAGATGCAGGTATGCCAGTTTATAATCATTGAGCCGTTTTACGATATATTCAAAGCCAGGAATGGTTTCCTCATCCAGGCTCATGCCAAAAGCCCCATGCAGGGAAGGATTCAGGCGAACACCGATGCGGTTTTCAGGTACATGTTTCCTGACCTCGTCAATAACCTCAAAAAGTATTTTCGTCCTGTTTCCTATAGATCCGCCATATTCATCTGTTCTGATGTTTGACGTCCGGTTAAAAAACTGATGAAGCAGGTAACCGTTGGATGCATGAATTTCGACTCCGTCCATTCCAGCAGCCATGGCGTTACTGGCACTCCTGCCATAATCACCAATTGTTTCCTTTATCTCTTCTATGGTCATGGCTTTTGGATCAACAGTATCCTTGAATCCTTGAGGCGTATAAGACTGGGAGTTAGGATTCAAGGCTGAAGCCGAAAGGGGCAGTTCTCCGTTATGGAAATCAGGATGAGACATTCTTCCTACATGCCAGAGTTGAAGAAATATTCTTCCCCCACGCTCATGCACAGCCTGGGTGACTTTCTTCCATTCTTCAACCTGATCTTTCGAATGGATTCCTGGGGTGTTTATATATCCCACAGCCCTTTCAGATATCTGAGATCCTTCTGTTATAATCAGCCCGGCAGAGGCTCTCTGGGAATAATATTCAGCCATAAGATCTGTCGGAACACGGCCTGGATTATCCGCCCGACTGCGGGTTAAAGGAGCCATGACGACACGGTTCTTCAGAATAATATCACCAAGTGTGTAAGTCTTTAGAAGTGCTTGTTCTTTTGACAAGTATTTTTCCTTAATTGAAGTTTATATCGGTTGTCATTGGGCACTATGCAAATCAGGAATGGCCAAATTCCGGGTATTTTAAATAGAATCGGGCCACGGTTTTTTGGGTTAGACGTCAAAAATGTTTTCAGGCAAGTAGTCTTTCATATAACAATTGCCATGTTCTGCTGATATCTTCTTAAAAATGCTACTCCTTCGGAGATTTGTTTGCAACAAGATGTAGCAGTTCTCCAACTTGAGCTGGGAAAAGAATGACTGTGTTTGATGGGCTGGACCCAAGCCCATCAAGGGTTTGGAGAGTGCGCAATTGGAGTGTTATAGGGCTGTCTGACATAATTTTTGCTGCTTCTGCAAGATTGGATGCCGCCAGTTTGTCACCTTCCGCTTTTGTAATGGTTGCTCTTTTTTCACGTTCGGCAGAGGCCTGACGGGACATCATCCTTTTCAAATCTTCAGGCAATTCGATATCCTGTAAGCGCAGGGAATCCACGCTGAGTCCCCAGTCCTTGACTCTTTCTTCAACATGTTCTTTGATGCGAAGCTGTATCTGTTCCCTTTCTGAAAGCAGTTCGTCCAGAGTTAAACCTCCGACCACATCTCGTAGCGCGGCCTGGGCGTATTGTGCGACAGCAAATTTAAAATCCTGGATTGTTATTACAGCCTTTTCGCTGTCAGAAACCATGAAGAACAAAGCCGCATCAATTTCTGCTGGCACATTGTCTTTGGTTATGACTTTTTGCCTGGGTATGTTCAGAACGAGTACACGCGTATCGAGAAAACGGACACTATCAAGAACAGGGATTATATATAGCAATCCAGGCCCTTTTACAGAGCGAAATTTGCCTAAACGAAGCACAACGCCTCTTTCCCATTGTGCAGCCACA of Desulforegula conservatrix Mb1Pa contains these proteins:
- a CDS encoding slipin family protein, with amino-acid sequence MNTDTKQYAKPAEEHVSLGRTLRGVIFVIPSVALALIFYTLAIQGTVLPQIAIGTTIITVFLWNVVVSGIRVAAQWERGVVLRLGKFRSVKGPGLLYIIPVLDSVRFLDTRVLVLNIPRQKVITKDNVPAEIDAALFFMVSDSEKAVITIQDFKFAVAQYAQAALRDVVGGLTLDELLSEREQIQLRIKEHVEERVKDWGLSVDSLRLQDIELPEDLKRMMSRQASAEREKRATITKAEGDKLAASNLAEAAKIMSDSPITLQLRTLQTLDGLGSSPSNTVILFPAQVGELLHLVANKSPKE
- a CDS encoding alkene reductase, which encodes MSKEQALLKTYTLGDIILKNRVVMAPLTRSRADNPGRVPTDLMAEYYSQRASAGLIITEGSQISERAVGYINTPGIHSKDQVEEWKKVTQAVHERGGRIFLQLWHVGRMSHPDFHNGELPLSASALNPNSQSYTPQGFKDTVDPKAMTIEEIKETIGDYGRSASNAMAAGMDGVEIHASNGYLLHQFFNRTSNIRTDEYGGSIGNRTKILFEVIDEVRKHVPENRIGVRLNPSLHGAFGMSLDEETIPGFEYIVKRLNDYKLAYLHLSEPFTDVTNVPGAEPNIAVHFRPLYKGTLIINSNFDRDKGNRVIEEGLADLVAYGKLFISNPDLVERFACDAKLNEWDQNTFYTPGPKGYTDYPMLGQEKPN